The Sinomicrobium kalidii region TTTTGATTTGCTATATTCTAATATTTTCTATATAGTTCGTTATAAACCGTTTATTTGCAAAGGAAAAATCCTTTTGAAACCGGGTTATGAATTGAGAATACGGGATATAAGGTCTCCTTTTGATAAAACCCCGGAATGTTTCCATAAAAACTTGCCCTGTCCAAATAAGACAATAGTAGGAACTCCTCTTACATTGTACCGGGCGGAGAGCGATGGGTTTTTATCCACATTTACCTTTATAATTTTGATGGAATCTTTCAACTCGGTTTTTACCTCTTGTAAAATGGGAGCAAATGCCTTACAGGGGCCACACCAATCGGCATAAAAATCCACCAGGACATATTTTTCCGAATTTATTATTGTGTTAAAATCCGCTTTCATAATTTTAGAAAAATCCTTATATTTGATAGTTATGTTAAGCGAAAATAGATTAAGATATTCGTAATCCTTATGATATTTATCATGGACGACGACACTTATACTTACGTTGCTTAGTCAATTCTTTGATAATATTTAAATTATTCTGGAAAATTTAAATTATAATTACCCCATTATGAAATTTTTCCAGCAGGAAGAGAATATATT contains the following coding sequences:
- the trxA gene encoding thioredoxin; the protein is MKADFNTIINSEKYVLVDFYADWCGPCKAFAPILQEVKTELKDSIKIIKVNVDKNPSLSARYNVRGVPTIVLFGQGKFLWKHSGVLSKGDLISRILNS